One stretch of Diabrotica undecimpunctata isolate CICGRU chromosome 5, icDiaUnde3, whole genome shotgun sequence DNA includes these proteins:
- the LOC140440719 gene encoding uncharacterized protein, with translation MASELSSSESEPFQDSSSDFIPDSESSEENAVNEVAASNVATTSGLVENKKSKKRSREPNMWKRNQRKLRRSKGEEYINVKGNIVERRSRGGPCQCRFKCFEGISEETLDKIFTSFYEIGDKEQQDIYLGGLIQTRNVDRRRPKGGGGVPRGQTFLYKIKRGIFEKKVCKTAFMNIHAITKSRVERIATHMASQIVGPKDMRGRHETRPNKIPDQIIKSIEDHINSFPRRKSHYSRNDNLNRRYLSSELNLRLMHRLYLKKYEPEQHNLLDTPEFKPKVSYTYYRRVFVENFNLTFGHPRTDTCKTCDILDNKIKCAKDDETQNTLKVEKKVHLTKADTFYKDLTEKTALAKEDPRVEVMSFDFEQNMPLPHVPSGDVFYKRQLWFYPFCIHKGSVSKSYFYVFDEITGRKSPNEVISCLHDFINNYIDPQVTTLYVYSDNCAAQNKNSALVHFWQSLLLHGRFKRIRHRYPEPGHSFLPCDRSFALVEKEKRKKERVYLPEEWSRMIANTSKKFIVKTVKQDMILNYKEVLEPFFKKSNIKNSFGAKFTISKYKVIEFSDTHRETVTCSESANGFVTEDFVLLKKSCVPIFPQVHNKVYNAPLPLKRDKLLNVMELARQYVGEAEMWYYQQLVPVEPEECQTSETEDEH, from the exons atggCAAGTGAACTCAGTTCAAGTGAAAGTGAACCGTTTCAAGATTCGTCATCGGATTTCATTCCTGATTCCGAATCAAGTGAGGAGAATGCTGTAAACGAAGTTGCTGCAAGCAATGTTGCCACTACGTCTGGActggttgaaaataaaaaatcgaAAAAGAGGAGCAGGGAGCCGAATATGTGGAAGCGAAACCAGAGAAAATTAAGAAGATCTAAAGGTGAAGAGTACATTAATGTTAAAGGAAACATAGTGGAAAGACGAAGTAGAGGAGGTCCATGCCAGTGCCGGTTCAAATGTTTTGAAGGCATAAGCGAAGAAACTCTTGATAAAATTTTCACGTCTTTTTATGAAATAGGTGATAAAGAGCAACAAGATATCTATTTAG GTGGTTTAATACAGACGAGAAACGTTGACAGAAGGCGACCGAAAGGAGGTGGTGGAGTTCCAAGAGGCCAaacgtttttatataaaataaagagagGCATATTTGAGAAAAAAGTGTGTAAAACGGCATTTATGAACATTCACGCAATAACGAAAAGCAGGGTGGAGAGAATAGCGACTCATATGGCTTCACAGATAGTAGGTCCGAAAGACATGCGAGGGCGCCATGAAACTAGACCAAATAAAATCCCAGATCAAATTATCAAGTCCATTGAGGATCATATAAATAGCTTTCCAAGAAGAAAAAGCCATTATAGCAGAAATGATAACCTAAACAGAAGATATCTTTCATCCGAACTGAATTTAAGGCTTATGCAcagattgtatttaaaaaaatatgaaccaGAACAGCATAATCTATTAGACACACCAGAGTTTAAGCCAAAAGTTTCATACACATATTATCGGCGTGTATTTgtggaaaattttaatttaaccttTGGCCACCCTAGAACAGATACTTGCAAAACTTGCGACatccttgacaataaaataaaatgtgccAAAGATGATGAAACTCAAAACACATTGAAGGTGGAAAAAAAAGTGCACCTGACTAAAGCTGATACTTTCTATAAAGATTTAACAGAGAAAACTGCTTTGGCTAAGGAAGATCCCAGAGTTGAAGTCATGTCATTTGATTTTGAACAAAACATGCCCCTGCCACATGTTCCTTCTGGTGACGTGTTCTACAAGCGCCAGTTGTGGTTTTATCCATTTTGTATCCATAAGGGCAGCGTTTCGAAGAGTTACTTTTATGTTTTCGATGAAATAACGGGTCGGAAATCTCCAAATGAAGTGATAAGTTgcttacacgattttattaataACTACATTGATCCTCAGGTAACAACCCTTTACGTTTATAGTGACAACTGCGCTGCGCAGAACAAGAATTCCGCTCTTGTTCACTTTTGGCAATCTCTTCTATTGCATGGAAGATTCAAGAGAATAAGACATCGTTATCCCGAACCTGGGCATAGTTTTTTGCCCTGCGACAGGTCGTTTGCTCTggtggaaaaagaaaaaagaaagaaagaaagagttTATCTGCCAGAGGAATGGAGTCGCATGATAGCAAATACCAGTAAGAAGTTTATTGTGAAAACTGTTAAACAAGATATGATTCTAAACTATAAAGAAGTTCTTGAGCCATTTTTTaagaaaagcaatattaaaaatagttttggtGCAAAATTTACCATATCGAAATATAAAGTTATCGAATTTAGTGATACACATAGAGAGACTGTTACGTGCTCAGAGTCAGCGAATGGTTTTGTGACTGAGGATTTCGTTCTTTTAAAGAAATCTTGTGTACCGATTTTTCCACAAGTACACAATAAGGTTTATAATGCACCGTTGCCTTTGAAAAGGGATAAGCTATTAAATGTCATGGAATTGGCCAGACAGTATGTTGGCGAGGCTGAAATGTGGTACTACCAACAACTTGTTCCTGTAGAGCCAGAAGAATGCCAAACTTCCGAAACTGAAGATGAACACTAG